Genomic DNA from Klebsiella variicola:
GAGAGGATTAAGAATGATTCGCTTTGAACAAGTCAGCAAAGCCTATCTCGGTGGGAGACAAGCGCTGCAGGGGGTGACCTTCCACCTGCAGCCGGGCGAGATGGCGTTTCTGACCGGCCATTCCGGCGCAGGGAAGAGTACCCTGCTGAAGCTTATCTGTGGTATCGAACGGCCCAGCGCCGGGAAAATTTTCTTCAGCGGTCATGAAATCAGCCGCCTGAAGAGCCGTGAGGTGCCGTTCCTGCGCCGCCAGATCGGCATGATTTTCCAGGACCACCATTTGCTGATGGATCGTACCGTGTATGACAACGTGGCGATCCCGCTGATTATCGCCGGCGCCAGCGGCGATGACATTCGTCGCCGCGTCTCGGCGGCGCTGGACAAGGTCGGCCTGCTGGACAAAGCGAAGAACTTTCCGATTCAGCTCTCCGGCGGTGAGCAGCAGCGCGTCGGTATAGCCCGCGCGGTGGTCAACAAGCCGGCGGTGCTGCTGGCGGATGAACCGACCGGTAACCTCGACGAGGCGCTCTCGGAGGGGATTTTACGTCTGTTTGAAGAGTTTAACCGCGTTGGGGTGACGGTACTGATGGCGACGCACGATCTGGGGCTTATCTCCAGTCGTCCGTACCGCGTGCTGTCGCTCAGCGACGGCCATCTGCATGGAGGCATTCGGGGTGAATAAGCGCGACGCAATGAACCAGATTCGCCAGTTCGGCAGTAAGTTCGATCGCCTGCGCAACGCGGCGGGTGGCAGCGGCGGCGGGCGCAATGCGCCAAAACGGCCGAAAGCGGCGCCTAACCCGGCCTCGCGTAAGAGTAACGTGTTCAACGAACAGGTGCGCTATGCCTGGCACGGCGCGTTGCAGGATCTCAAAAGCACGCCGCTGGCGACCTTCCTGACGGTGATGGTCATCGCCATTTCGTTGACCCTGCCAAGCGTCTGCTACATGGTCTACAAAAACGTCAGCAGCGCGGCGTCACAGTATTATCCATCGCCGCAGATCACCGTTTATCTGGAAAAAACGCTGGATGACGACGCCGCGGCGCGGGTGGTGGGCCAGCTGCAGGCGGAGCAGGGCGTCGACAAGGTAAACTATTTGTCCCGTGACGAGGCGCTGGGTGAATTCCGTAACTGGTCAGGCTTTGGCGGCGCACTGGATATGCTGGAAGAGAACCCGTTGCCGGCGGTCGCCATCGTGGTGCCGAAGCTGGATTTCCAGAGCACGGAAGCGCTCAATACCCTGCGCGAGCGGGTATCGCGGATCCAGGGGGTGGATGAGGTGCGGATGGACGACAGCTGGTTTGCCCGTCTCTCCTCGCTTACCGGGCTGGTAGGCCGCGTGTCGGCGATGATCGGCGTGCTGATGGTGGCGGCGGTGTTCCTGGTGATCGGCAACAGCGTGCGCCTGAGCATCTTTGCCCGCCGCGATACCATTAACGTGCAGAAGCTGATCGGCGCCACCGACGGCTTTATCCTGCGTCCGTTCCTCTACGGCGGGGCGATGCTGGGCTTCTCCGGCGCGTTTTTATCGCTGATCCTGTCGGAGATTCTGGTGATGCGCCTCTCGTCGGCGGTGACCGAAGTGGCGAAAGTGTTCGGCACCCAGTTTGAGCTGAGCGGCCTGGGCTTCGACGAGTGCCTGTTGATGCTGATTGTCTGCTCGATGATCGGGTGGGTCGCCGCCTGGCTGGCGACAGTGCAACATTTACGTCACTTTACTCCCGATTAAAAAAAGCGTGATATAATCTTTCCCTGCTGCAATGAGTTCCTGTTCGCAGGGAAAGATACCGCAAGCTTGTTCTCCTTTTCCTGCCCTCACTTGTTCATCGTGGTGTCACATTTTGTGCGTAATTTATTCACACCGTTGCATGGAACTTGTGGATAAAATCACTGTCTGATACTAATGTGAGTGATATTCTCGTTGCTCATGAATGCTGGCATGCTTGTTGCCTGATGGGGACAAGAACGCGTCAGAAGATATCAATTGAGAGGATTTGAATGACCAAAGAAATGCAAACTTTAGCTTTAGCCCCCGTTGGTAACCTGGAATCGTACATCCGGGCCGCTAACACTTGGCCGATGCTGTCGGCTGATGAAGAGCGGGAGCTTGCTGAAAAGCTGCATTACCAGGGCGATCTGGAAGCAGCGAAAAAGCTGATTCTGTCTCACCTGCGCTTTGTTGTTCACATTGCTCGTAACTACTCGGGCTATGGCCTGCCGCAGGCGGATCTGATCCAGGAAGGCAATATCGGCCTGATGAAAGCCGTGCGTCGCTTCAACCCGGAAGTGGGTGTGCGCCTGGTCTCCTTCGCCGTGCACTGGATTAAAGCTGAAATTCACGAATACGTGCTGCGTAACTGGCGTATTGT
This window encodes:
- the ftsE gene encoding cell division ATP-binding protein FtsE; translation: MIRFEQVSKAYLGGRQALQGVTFHLQPGEMAFLTGHSGAGKSTLLKLICGIERPSAGKIFFSGHEISRLKSREVPFLRRQIGMIFQDHHLLMDRTVYDNVAIPLIIAGASGDDIRRRVSAALDKVGLLDKAKNFPIQLSGGEQQRVGIARAVVNKPAVLLADEPTGNLDEALSEGILRLFEEFNRVGVTVLMATHDLGLISSRPYRVLSLSDGHLHGGIRGE
- the ftsX gene encoding permease-like cell division protein FtsX, whose protein sequence is MNKRDAMNQIRQFGSKFDRLRNAAGGSGGGRNAPKRPKAAPNPASRKSNVFNEQVRYAWHGALQDLKSTPLATFLTVMVIAISLTLPSVCYMVYKNVSSAASQYYPSPQITVYLEKTLDDDAAARVVGQLQAEQGVDKVNYLSRDEALGEFRNWSGFGGALDMLEENPLPAVAIVVPKLDFQSTEALNTLRERVSRIQGVDEVRMDDSWFARLSSLTGLVGRVSAMIGVLMVAAVFLVIGNSVRLSIFARRDTINVQKLIGATDGFILRPFLYGGAMLGFSGAFLSLILSEILVMRLSSAVTEVAKVFGTQFELSGLGFDECLLMLIVCSMIGWVAAWLATVQHLRHFTPD